The Raphanus sativus cultivar WK10039 chromosome 2, ASM80110v3, whole genome shotgun sequence genome includes a region encoding these proteins:
- the LOC130507920 gene encoding uncharacterized protein LOC130507920 isoform X1 has product MESLFAVSVSASPPPSEPPDPDLDVAFPVEPPPPPVPPDPPPVVYLSVSTVFIASLAAVTPVVRFSGDSWRASSNGTAVHFVPYRCVSPPPCLRSDRNSSLTIDLHRKSHLIPPQPLPVPSIPDALDLCFFNTDVRGIPHLTRVIDLVLCRFESLYSHRSYSISAAVKLTYDSGGRIYLGEDSPRVICTLPLLVIHITPYLKGEPLPDSSAASSTLGCLVSSDSESFSVRRRPTQSKHEMGFIKSYLDLANPTWLTCPHLLLLVSQPISKWAVRLGPEDATDIVSMIFRGADWILTSRFKVTKSQVSGAVVILVSTHSSIASSSLSFYLRGFSTFMLYVFVLVFVGVWLNSLFICSSNV; this is encoded by the exons ATGGAGTCTCTATTTGCTGTCTCAGTTTCTGCTTCCCCACCGCCCTCAGAGCCACCAGATCCGGACCTCGATGTAGCTTTTCCGGTGGAACCTCCTCCCCCTCCAGTCCCTCCCGACCCTCCGCCGGTTGTCTATCTTTCCGTTTCTACTGTGTTTATTGCTTCTTTGGCCGCTGTAACTCCCGTTGTCCGCTTCTCTGGGGATTCCTGGAGGGCTTCTTCAAACGGCACCGCTGTTCACTTTGTTCCCTACCGCTGCGTCTCTCCTCCACCTTGCTTGAGATCTGATAGAAACAGCTCGCTAACCATAGATCTGCACCGGAAATCCCATCTCATCCCACCGCAGCCACTTCCCGTTCCCTCCATCCCCGATGCTTTAGATTTATGCTTTTTTAACACCGATGTTCGTGGGATTCCACACCTAACACGGGTTATAGATCTGGTTCTTTGTCGATTTGAAAGCTTGTATTCACACCGCTCCTACTCCATATCTGCCGCCGTCAAGCTCACCTACGATTCTGGTGGTCGGATATATCTCGGTGAGGATTCTCCCCGTGTTATATGTACCCTTCCGCTGCTCGTTATCCATATCACACCGTATTTGAAGGGTGAACCTCTACCGGACTCATCCGCCGCCTCGTCCACTCTCGGCTGTCTCGTCTCCTCAGACTCTGAGTCCTTCTCTGTCCGACGGAGACCGACCCAGTCCAAACACGAGATGGGCTTCATCAAATCCTATTTGGACTTGGCAAACCCAACATGGCTCACATGCCCCCATCTCCTGCTACTTGTTTCACAGCCCATTTCAAAGTGGG CGGTCCGTTTGGGGCCTGAAGATGCAACGGATATTGTCTCGATGATATTCCGAGGTGCGGATTGGATCTTAACGTCACGATTCAAAGTGACTAAATCTCAAGTCTCCGGCGCTGTCGTGATACTTGTTTCGACGCACTCGAGCATTGCTTCGAGTTCGCTGTCATTCTATCTTAGAGGTTTCTCTACTTTTATGTTGTATGTTTTTGTGTTAGTCTTTGTTGGAGTTTGGTTAAATTCCCTCTTTATTTGTAGTTCGAATGTTTGA
- the LOC108829086 gene encoding transcription factor DIVARICATA, protein MSSTNGGGFKCFSPENTNWIFQEVKDVTWTVEENKRFEKALAFIDDKEDVESWSKIAALIPGKTVYDVIKRYKKLLDDVSDIEAGLVPDPRYGYDASSETTCDYFFGLENSSCGYGYDYVVGGKRSTPAMTDGFRAPIPEKERKKGVPWTEEEHRRFLMGLKKYGKGDWRNIARNFVTTRTPTQVASHAQKYFIRQLTDCKDKRRSSIHDITTVNVPEGNAPTTTTPAAATVSLTPANPFDVFLPKPHHSFAFSPASSYHNTFPQWS, encoded by the exons ATGTCGTCGACAAACGGAGGTGGTTTCAAGTGTTTTTCACCGGAGAATACAAACTGGATTTTTCAAGAAGTCAAAGATGTCACGTGGACGGTGGAGGAAAATAAACGTTTCGAGAAAGCCCTCGCCTTTATCGACGACAAAGAAGACGTAGAGAGCTGGTCGAAGATCGCCGCTTTGATCCCGGGGAAAACCGTATATGACGTCATTAAACGATACAAGAAACTGCTGGATGACGTCAGTGACATCGAGGCCGGACTTGTCCCCGATCCTCGCTACGGCTACGACGCCTCCTCAGAGACCACATGTGATTACTTCTTTGGGCTAGAGAACTCCTCTTGCGGTTACGGTTACGATTATGTCGTGGGAGGAAAGAGAAGTACGCCGGCGATGACTGATGGTTTCAGGGCTCCGATACCAGAGAAAGAACGGAAGAAAGGAGTTCCATGGACCGAGGAAGAACACCG ACGATTTCTAATGGGTCTGAAGAAATATGGAAAAGGAGATTGGCGAAACATTGCAAGAAACTTTGTGACAACTCGAACGCCGACGCAAGTTGCTTCGCACGCTCAAAAATATTTCATTCGACAGCTCACGGATTGTAAAGACAAACGGCGGTCAAGCATTCACGACATCACAACCGTTAACGTCCCCGAGGGAAACGCACCAACAACCACCACACCCGCCGCTGCAACAGTCTCTCTTACTCCAGCCAATCCTTTTGACGTTTTCCTTCCAAAGCCTCATCACAGTTTCGCGTTTTCGCCTGCGTCTAGTTATCATAACACGTTTCCGCAGTGGagttaa
- the LOC130507920 gene encoding uncharacterized protein LOC130507920 isoform X2, translating into MESLFAVSVSASPPPSEPPDPDLDVAFPVEPPPPPVPPDPPPVVYLSVSTVFIASLAAVTPVVRFSGDSWRASSNGTAVHFVPYRCVSPPPCLRSDRNSSLTIDLHRKSHLIPPQPLPVPSIPDALDLCFFNTDVRGIPHLTRVIDLVLCRFESLYSHRSYSISAAVKLTYDSGGRIYLGEDSPRVICTLPLLVIHITPYLKGEPLPDSSAASSTLGCLVSSDSESFSVRRRPTQSKHEMGFIKSYLDLANPTWLTCPHLLLLVSQPISKWGGGPFGA; encoded by the exons ATGGAGTCTCTATTTGCTGTCTCAGTTTCTGCTTCCCCACCGCCCTCAGAGCCACCAGATCCGGACCTCGATGTAGCTTTTCCGGTGGAACCTCCTCCCCCTCCAGTCCCTCCCGACCCTCCGCCGGTTGTCTATCTTTCCGTTTCTACTGTGTTTATTGCTTCTTTGGCCGCTGTAACTCCCGTTGTCCGCTTCTCTGGGGATTCCTGGAGGGCTTCTTCAAACGGCACCGCTGTTCACTTTGTTCCCTACCGCTGCGTCTCTCCTCCACCTTGCTTGAGATCTGATAGAAACAGCTCGCTAACCATAGATCTGCACCGGAAATCCCATCTCATCCCACCGCAGCCACTTCCCGTTCCCTCCATCCCCGATGCTTTAGATTTATGCTTTTTTAACACCGATGTTCGTGGGATTCCACACCTAACACGGGTTATAGATCTGGTTCTTTGTCGATTTGAAAGCTTGTATTCACACCGCTCCTACTCCATATCTGCCGCCGTCAAGCTCACCTACGATTCTGGTGGTCGGATATATCTCGGTGAGGATTCTCCCCGTGTTATATGTACCCTTCCGCTGCTCGTTATCCATATCACACCGTATTTGAAGGGTGAACCTCTACCGGACTCATCCGCCGCCTCGTCCACTCTCGGCTGTCTCGTCTCCTCAGACTCTGAGTCCTTCTCTGTCCGACGGAGACCGACCCAGTCCAAACACGAGATGGGCTTCATCAAATCCTATTTGGACTTGGCAAACCCAACATGGCTCACATGCCCCCATCTCCTGCTACTTGTTTCACAGCCCATTTCAAAGTGGGGTGG CGGTCCGTTTGGGGCCTGA
- the LOC108839701 gene encoding laccase-10, producing the protein MEFPIRILVLFALLAFPACVHGAIRKYTFNVVTKQMTRLCSTKQIVTVNGKFPGPTIYANEDDTVLVNVVNNVKYNVSIHWHGIRQLRTGWADGPAYITQCPIKPGHSYVYNFTVTGQRGTLWWHAHVLWLRATVHGAIVILPKPGLPYPFPKPHREEVIVLGEWWKSDTENVINEALKSGLAPNVSDAHVINGHSGLVPNCPSQGNFKLVVESGKTYMLRLINAALNEELFFKIAGHRFTIVEVDAVYVKTFTTDTILIAPGQTTTALVSAARPSGKYLIAAAPFQDSTVVAVDNRTATATVHYSGTLSATPTKTTSPPPQNATFVANSFVNSLRSLNSVIYPAKVPTSVDHDLLFTVGLGINRCHSCKAGNLTRVVATINNITFKMPKTALLQAHYFNLTGIYTTDFPAKPHHVFDYTGKPPSNLATMKATKLYKLPYNSTVQVILQDTGNVAPENHPIHLHGFNFFVVGIGSGNYNSKKDSKKFNLVDPVERNTVGVPSGGWAAIRFRADNPGVWFMHCHLEVHTTWGLKMAFLVENGKGPNQSILPPPSDLPKC; encoded by the exons ATGGAATTTCCAATACGGATTTTGGTGCTCTTTGCATTGCTGGCCTTTCCAGCATGTGTCCACGGTGCAATCCGCAAGTACACGTTTAAT GTGGTAACGAAGCAAATGACGCGGCTTTGCTCAACGAAACAGATAGTTACCGTTAACGGTAAGTTTCCAGGACCCACAATCTATGCTAATGAAGACGACACAGTTCTCGTTAACGTCGTCAACAACGTCAAGTATAATGTCTCTATCCATTG GCATGGAATAAGACAATTACGAACCGGTTGGGCCGATGGACCAGCCTACATAACCCAATGCCCCATTAAACCAGGTCACAGCTACGTGTATAACTTCACGGTCACAGGGCAACGTGGAACACTCTGGTGGCACGCACATGTTCTCTGGCTCCGAGCTACGGTTCATGGTGCCATCGTGATTCTGCCAAAACCGGGTCTACCTTACCCGTTCCCTAAACCACACAGAGAAGAAGTCATCGTACTAG GTGAGTGGTGGAAATCCGACACCGAAAATGTTATTAATGAAGCATTAAAATCCGGTTTAGCACCTAATGTCTCAGATGCTCATGTCATTAACGGCCATTCAGGTCTCGTCCCAAACTGCCCTTCGCAAG gtaattttaaatTGGTGGTAGAGAGCGGAAAAACATACATGCTACGACTAATAAACGCAGCACTGAACGAAGAGCTGTTCTTCAAGATCGCTGGTCACCGCTTCACCATTGTGGAAGTTGACGCCGTCTACGTCAAAACCTTCACCACTGATACAATCCTAATCGCACCCGGCCAAACCACCACCGCCTTAGTCTCGGCTGCCCGTCCCTCAGGCAAATACCTAATTGCCGCCGCTCCATTCCAAGACTCGACCGTCGTGGCTGTGGACAATCGTACAGCCACTGCTACAGTACATTACTCCGGCACACTCTCGGCCACACCTACCAAAACCACTTCACCACCTCCTCAGAATGCCACTTTCGTTGCCAACTCGTTTGTTAATTCTCTACGCAGTCTTAATTCAGTCATATATCCAGCTAAAGTTCCAACCAGTGTAGATCATGATCTCTTATTCACCGTCGGATTAGGAATCAACCGTTGTCACAGTTGTAAAGCCGGGAATTTGACACGAGTAGTCGCTACGATAAACAACATTACATTCAAAATGCCTAAAACAGCTCTGCTTCAAGCGCATTACTTCAACCTAACTGGAATCTACACAACCGATTTTCCAGCTAAACCGCACCATGTTTTTGATTATACCGGGAAACCACCTTCGAATCTTGCAACCATGAAAGCCACAAAGCTTTACAAGCTTCCGTACAATTCAACTGTGCAAGTTATTTTACAGGATACTGGAAATGTGGCACCGGAGAACCATCCAATTCATCTTCATGGATTTAATTTCTTTGTAGTTGGTATTGGATCTGGTAATTATAACTCCAAAAAAGATTCCAAGAAATTTAATCTTGTTGATCCTGTGGAGAGGAATACGGTTGGAGTACCTTCTGGTGGTTGGGCGGCCATCAGATTTCGAGCGGATAATCCTG GTGTTTGGTTTATGCATTGCCATTTAGAGGTGCACACAACATGGGGACTTAAGATGGCTTTTCTGGTGGAGAATGGTAAAGGCCCCAACCAATCAATTCTTCCTCCTCCAAGCGATCTTCCCAAATGTTGA